The DNA region TTATCTATAACATTGCCATGCAAAAAAACATAAAGTCTAAGCAGTgttgtctgattcacaaacatgATTCTTATGAGTGGTTCTTTTGATGAATcagaaaatttttttaaaaaaattaccttttgtCAAAGTATAGTTGAATACAGTTATAAGGaagtaaaatcaataaattaaagaaaataaaaatactgttttgtttagTATGTAGTAAAAATCTACAGAATGCAGAATATTATGGAAACTACGGTGTTTTAgtttaatgaaaaatactttgtctGTTTCGTTGTTTTAAAGCCTTGCCTTACAACTCCTCATAAACTCTATCCCCACAATGAGCGCATGTTGTGTCTGTGCTTTCATCATTCAGTGATATCTCAGCGTGTTGGTGACGTGTAGCGTTTTGTTTACCTTTCTCTGGGATGCGGAGGGCACAGGGCAGAGAGATAGGTGTAATCGAATGCTGATACACCAGTGCTGAAAGACTCCCTAccaatgacaaaacacacacagaggaccTCAATACTTAGCTTTCATAACACTTCAACTTTATTTACCTTTAAAACTGATGTGCCAGATTGCAAAACCCCCAGAATGTAGCCAGACACCAACTAATTGCAAGCATAAAATAACTTTTCGGCTTTctaatacagaaaaacaaacgcTACATCAAAGATATGAGCTTTATCTCTATTTCTACAACTCAAGGTTGTCCTTTCGCTCTTTTTATGAAACAGTGTTCTGAACTATTTAGCATATTCAGCACTCTGCTAGAGTACATGATGGAGGTATCCTGGAGATTGGACAGTATTGCTGTCTGAATACCTTGCATGCATTGAGCAAACTGATCCCCCCCTCAGATATCTCAGGAAAGTGCAAACTTATTTTCACACAAACCTAAGCTCAACTTTCAAACAACTTTCAAATTCAGGGAGGCTGTTCTATTAACTTCAACTCTGTACTCAGATATTGGTCTTCCAGATCAGGTTTAAGACCACAAGAACTTTCTAACATCTTCATAATAAAAtgtcaggtttggaatgacatgagggtgagtaaatgatgacagaattatcatttgtgggtgaattatccctttaagctgaACTAACACTAAGCTAAATAAGTTTTTGGCGAGCCAACCCGTAGACTTTCATAGAAGATTCCTGAACTGCTCACCAAAGTAGGGCTCATTTTGACAGCCCTTAATCTTCACTCCTCGAGGCCCTGTCTCAATCAGGAAGTGTCGAACCAGCTGTTCCAGAGGGTCTCCTCCTGCTAACAGACAGGAAATTATATCTTTAGTCAAATCATGACAACCTTAGATAAACATATCACTGTTTAAAGGTAAAAgtcacacaaaacattttcaaaacagttcTCAATGCTTtctcaattaaatatttagttgaaTTGTACAAAATTAAACTGTGCACTTGGTCCAGTATTAATTATGACAATAAAATATTCAAGACAATGAAAAGCTCAAATTCAAAGTTTGCCGTGACTTTGCTTTTGTAGCTAAAAATGTGTCACAATAATTTCactgaattcattttaattctacttacatttaaatttgaattgcaCTTCTACTTTGTGTTTGCTGCCTCAATTCAAATTGGCAATGGCATTCTCAGTTCAAATCTGAATAGAGCACAACCCTATCAACCAATTTGTTTGTCCAATCAAAGACAATCATCATTTTTGAAATTCTGTTTGGtccagaaatgacacacttcagcttttgCTCTAAATTCTTGTGATGTTTAGCTCAGATAGAGTACTTCAGGTGCAGTCGTGTGTTTCCTGTGCAGACAGAGAGCTTTGAGAGAAACACTGAAGCAAGATAAATGTTTGTGTGAGGAAATGCCTGCAGATGTGGCGTACCTTTGCTGCTATGGTTACTGACGTTGGGGGGTGGGCTGGCAACTTTCAGGGCCAGACCGTAGGCCCCCTGGAAAGAGTTACTGTCTCGGATGAGGAAAGCCCCTGGCTCTTTTTCCTTCAGTGCTGCTATAGCTGTTGAACAGAGACAGGACAGTTTAATGAGACATcgctatttaaaaaaagatccaAGCATATGGAACAATAATGTTGCAGCATGTCCAAAAACACTACAGCACAAAAGTAAGCATCATTAGTACTGCTCATACTAAGGGTACAAGGGTACAAAAGTACAAGGATCACTAATAAGACATGGCTGCGTTTGCACAAACAAAACGGTTTATGCAAAGATCAATAGCAATCACCAATAACGCTGGGTATTTATTGATAGACATATCCTGATTTCAATTTTGATTCGATTCTAATTCATTTTTGGGATATTTTTGGAAGGCAACTCAAAAGCCACATCTTGCCATTATTTTGCAGTATACTGCACTTATGTTTTACAAATGCAGATTGTTCTTATTAGCAGCTGGCCATGAAGGCATCTCTAAACTCCATTTAGTTTTATATGGTTAAATTATAAGACAACAGTGGTTGTCTCACCTTGCTCTCGGGAGATGCCAGGTTTATACCAAAATCGAGAGCTGTCCTGCACAAATTTCACACTGACATTGCTGCCCATCTCACCCTCCACACCAACTTCTCCCTGTCCAGCGGGCAAAGTCAGCTCTCCTACTGAAGGTGAGAATGTAACGTGGTGTTGGCCAGAGGGCTGATGACTCATGGATGCCCTCAGCGTTCCAGACCTCCCATTGGGTGATCCTGGCAGGCCGGATTGGTGGCGTTTCTCAGGGAGGGGAGGCTGTGGGACGGAGGCGGCTGGGCACCCTGAGTTGGAGCCTGGTGGAGGAGATGGGTTGCAGCAGGCTGGAGAGATGGGAAAGGTGGGAGTGGAGCTGGGGCTGCCATCCATACTGTGTCCTGCAGGAAGTGAGGTTTCAGAGCCCAACATCAGCTTCCTACCCAGTGTCGCGAAACCAGGCACTGGGGGCTCAGGGGAAGAAGAGCTCTCGTGTTCGCCAGTGGGCGGCTGAGGGGACGCAGGGGCAGAAGAAGCAGAAAGGGTGTCTGGTTCAGGAGATGGTGATACTCCATTGCTCTGTGAGTGATCTGGGATGGACTCGGACAGGATGGGAGAAGAGGGACCTGGTGAGCATGCTGGTTTAACAGTCTCAGTTGATTGTGGTACCATTTCCCCTGTGGGTGGCACTGTAGCAGCAGTAGGAGagctgtttgtttgtgagtgGGTGGATTCTGATGAAGGTGTTAAAGGGGTGGAGTGTTCAGCTGAGATTTGAGGTGTGGAAGGTGTCGTTGGTGAGGAATGGGCAGAGAGTTGTTGGGCAGTGGTGGGTGTGGCAGGAAAGGGATGTATCTCAGGAATCTCTTGACTGGAAGAAAGTACAGTTTGCAGAGATCCCATACTGGTAGTGGTGGACTGTAGGGCAGGTGGGTGTGTCCTGTTGTGGGAGTGGGCCAAACTGCTTTCACTGTTCACCTCTCTTGACTCATGGACACTCAGACTAGGACTGAAAATGGAAGAAGAAATCAACACAATGTTAACTTAAGTCAGCAGGTAAAATTTTCATCTACTGTAGGAGTAGCCAACTGTGCTCCTGGGGGATACCAGACTACAGATCACCAACCCCACTCTAACACAACTGCTGTTATTTTCCGGTAACCCTGACCACcataattagctggttcagtttTGTTTGAAGGATTGGAGATTAAGGTTCAGGTGGTTTAGGTGTGTTGGATTAGGGTcagagataaactctgcaggagtaACCCCAGATCTACTTATAAATACAGTTACCTCTCCTGGGTTCGCAAGGGGCTGCTTGTGTGGACTGGTGTTGGAGGTCCTGAAATATCAGAGGGTGTTGAACATGGGGCATGTGGATCTCGATGTGTCCGCCGCAGGTAACCATGGGAAATGTGACTACGCCAGCCTATGCTATCTGCACCAGGGCAATCTGATAGGGATAGCATACAGACTGATGGAAAATTTGATCATACACAGATGAAACTGAATGCAGATGAAGGgcatacacatttatttaatataagatGATGAAAACTTGTCTGCAAaagattataatttaaagaaagttCAATACACTGTAATAAGGACTTTAATTGTATCTGCCAAGTCATTTCTCACCTGTATTTGTATCAGAGGTGTACTGCTGAGGGTGGGAGTCTGGTTGGTTAACTGTAGGTCCACTGGCATGGTGCACTGGGCCAGGACAGGAGGTGGAGGGAGGTGGAAGCGGGGATGTGGACTCAGACTGGTAACCCGAGGCATAGCCACGACTCTCTGAGGGTGACGGCTGGTAGGGGGAACAGGGGCATGTCTGGTGTGGTGTCTGGTATCCACTGGAACTGCTGCTGTATTTGAGATCCAGATGGGCATGAGAATGGGACCGGGAGGGTTCAGGGTATGCAGGATGGCCTGCGGGAAGTGGATCGAAGTTAATTGTTGGTAACTCATGACTGTGAGGCCCGTAGGGGGATACGGTAGCCCTTTTGTGCCAGTATTCTGCCTCTCGTTCTCTCTCCCACTGTAGTTCTGCTTCTCTGTCTCTTTCCCAGTGCAGAGACATTTCTCTGCCCCTTCTTAGCCCTGCCTCCCGGTCCCATATCTCTGCCCCTCTTTGCATATCAGCCTCTCTGCCCCGTCTTAACCCAGTATCCCGGTGAAGCTCTGTCTCCCTTTCCCAGTGTATTCCCTCCTCTCTGTCCAAACGGAGGGTGTGGAAATCTTCTCGCCGCAGACAGCAGTCCCGACAGGGGCAGCCAGGTGTCACTAGGCCATCTATTATCATGACATCGTGGTAGGGGCTGCTGGGTTTTGGGTGGTGTGGAtggttgtggtggtggtgggggtatGTAATGTACTCGTCTGCCCTACAGAGCAGTCGGGGAGACAGACTATGTGGATGGGGACTGATCTCTTGGGTTGGATATGGACACAGGTGGCGTGATGGCCCATCTGAGCAAGTGCGATGAAGGTAGTGCTGTGGACCTTGTTGGCGGTCCCAGAGCAGATCTGGTGGCGGCAGGGATTGGTGAGGATGGGCACTGTGGTGTTGGCAAAGCCCTATGACGGATGGCATCCCTGGAGAAGGAGCCCCTGTGGGTCCATTAGTGGTGGTTGGACGATCAAGGCAGTACCCATTGGATAAGTGGTGGAGTCCATCGCATCTAGGCTCAGCACAACGCTGGGATCGATAGCCCACCCGACATGAACACGAACGCCCTAACCTCAGTGACCCAGTCCTTTCAGGAGGCAAGGAATCACCGTCGTCCAAAATGGCTGTTTCTCGGTCACGATCCCTCCCTCCATCACCTTCAATCCCACCCAGCAGGCGCTCAAGCTCCTCTCTCTCTTGCTGAGTAGGCGGGGCCTGTCGAGTCGGCTCATCGAGCCGGTCAGGTGGGACGGATGAGTGTCCAGAATCAGTGCTAACAGACAGAAGTTGACTTGGACGCTCCTCAGAGCTCCTTGCAGGACTCCCATTGGTGGAGGGCAGGGAGGTGGAGCCTGCAGCTTGGCGCTTTTTAACCTGAGCGTACAGGCTGCCATCTAGAGGTCCACGTGTGTGTGCGATATCTGGAGGAATGTATGagagttgtttttttaatcaatgtttagtGCAAGAAAGAATGTAAAGGTCCATATTTTGCCCATTTATATTTCCCTAAAgcccatttaaaatgaaaaaggaacTCATGTATCATGGTGAGAATTCAAAATGCAAACAGCAGTCTTATTAAATAACGTGACGTATGCTCATTTGCTGTTGAACAAACACTggttatgataaaaaaaaacacctctgtcAAGGTGTCAATGTGTAAACCTGACCATTTGTTGATGTGCCCATGGTTGTGATGGTCCCATGGTTATGTCTGAATCTCAATTTTGCCTCTTAATTTCAATAATCTGATCTGGCAAGATGTTGTAAACATTGTAGAGAGTAGCATCAAacttttacttcaaaataaaaaggaaagtcctgtttaaaataatacagtattttccCTTTGAAGGCTTGAATAAACACCAGTATGTGGTTGTATGAATGAATAGTTGTACCCTCTAGGCTGTCCTGATGTCTCTGATTGAAGTTCTCATATGAGTCCCAACGCACCACCGGATCATTTGTGTTATAGTCCACGCTGACAGCTGGATCATTCCTCTGGCTCACCCTCCCtggatcaaacacacaaacacacacacacacacacacacacacacacacacacacacaaacacacacacacacacacacacacacacacacacacacacacacacacacaaattacaacCAAGTACATTTACCTTATAACACAGTTAAAGACCACATGATATGATAGCACCCTGCTGTTTCAATGGCAAATGTTGTGCATCAGCTCAGGAAAGAAAATTGTGTTAGTCAAACAATTTCATGGTCCCTTAATCTTCAAACAGTTAGTA from Cyprinus carpio isolate SPL01 chromosome B23, ASM1834038v1, whole genome shotgun sequence includes:
- the tns2a gene encoding tensin-2 isoform X4 — its product is MKSLRKLFLAGIFSKNMSKAGKGEPHVFKEKTFKKKRQCGVCRQSVENLGSFCRVCKTATHKKCEVKINTACIPAQPSELRRGTSSSRHIQHLGSTKSLTYNKQRNTLPRSFSVDRVMDRVMERQYDFDLTYITERIISVFFPPLLEEQRYRLNLREVASMLKSKHQDKFLLFNLSERRHDITRLNPKVHDFGWPDMHAPPLDKICAMCKAMENWLNSDPQHVVVLHCKGNKGKTGVIIAAYMHYSKISAGADQALSTLAMRKFCEDKVSPSLQPSQNRYIYYFGGLLSGAIKMNSSPLFLHQVLIPTIPNFQEDGGFFPFLKIYQSMQLVYTSGIYDLQGSGSRRLIVTIEPALLLKGDIMVKCYHRRVQSAERDSVFRLQFHTCTIHGAQLWFGKGELDEACSDDRFPSDATVEFVFSSGPEKIKGRVSQRNDPAVSVDYNTNDPVVRWDSYENFNQRHQDSLEDIAHTRGPLDGSLYAQVKKRQAAGSTSLPSTNGSPARSSEERPSQLLSVSTDSGHSSVPPDRLDEPTRQAPPTQQEREELERLLGGIEGDGGRDRDRETAILDDGDSLPPERTGSLRLGRSCSCRVGYRSQRCAEPRCDGLHHLSNGYCLDRPTTTNGPTGAPSPGMPSVIGLCQHHSAHPHQSLPPPDLLWDRQQGPQHYLHRTCSDGPSRHLCPYPTQEISPHPHSLSPRLLCRADEYITYPHHHHNHPHHPKPSSPYHDVMIIDGLVTPGCPCRDCCLRREDFHTLRLDREEGIHWERETELHRDTGLRRGREADMQRGAEIWDREAGLRRGREMSLHWERDREAELQWEREREAEYWHKRATVSPYGPHSHELPTINFDPLPAGHPAYPEPSRSHSHAHLDLKYSSSSSGYQTPHQTCPCSPYQPSPSESRGYASGYQSESTSPLPPPSTSCPGPVHHASGPTVNQPDSHPQQYTSDTNTDCPGADSIGWRSHISHGYLRRTHRDPHAPCSTPSDISGPPTPVHTSSPLRTQESPSLSVHESREVNSESSLAHSHNRTHPPALQSTTTSMGSLQTVLSSSQEIPEIHPFPATPTTAQQLSAHSSPTTPSTPQISAEHSTPLTPSSESTHSQTNSSPTAATVPPTGEMVPQSTETVKPACSPGPSSPILSESIPDHSQSNGVSPSPEPDTLSASSAPASPQPPTGEHESSSSPEPPVPGFATLGRKLMLGSETSLPAGHSMDGSPSSTPTFPISPACCNPSPPPGSNSGCPAASVPQPPLPEKRHQSGLPGSPNGRSGTLRASMSHQPSGQHHVTFSPSVGELTLPAGQGEVGVEGEMGSNVSVKFVQDSSRFWYKPGISREQAIAALKEKEPGAFLIRDSNSFQGAYGLALKVASPPPNVSNHSSKAGGDPLEQLVRHFLIETGPRGVKIKGCQNEPYFGSLSALVYQHSITPISLPCALRIPEKDLIGEFVEVQPVSNMSTAADLLKLGAACNVLYLNSVETESLTGPQAIAKATGASMSRSPRPSATVVHFKVSVQGITLTDSQRRMFFRRHYPINSVTFSSVDPQDRRWTNSDSTTSKVFGFVAKKPGSVAENVCHLFAELDPEQPATAIVNFINKVMLAPQRR
- the tns2a gene encoding tensin-2 isoform X5 — encoded protein: MSCCTWKERQRPNIQRRIQAGKGEPHVFKEKTFKKKRQCGVCRQSVENLGSFCRVCKTATHKKCEVKINTACIPAQPSELRRGTSSSRHIQHLGSTKSLTYNKQRNTLPRSFSVDRVMDRVMERQYDFDLTYITERIISVFFPPLLEEQRYRLNLREVASMLKSKHQDKFLLFNLSERRHDITRLNPKVHDFGWPDMHAPPLDKICAMCKAMENWLNSDPQHVVVLHCKGNKGKTGVIIAAYMHYSKISAGADQALSTLAMRKFCEDKVSPSLQPSQNRYIYYFGGLLSGAIKMNSSPLFLHQVLIPTIPNFQEDGGFFPFLKIYQSMQLVYTSGIYDLQGSGSRRLIVTIEPALLLKGDIMVKCYHRRVQSAERDSVFRLQFHTCTIHGAQLWFGKGELDEACSDDRFPSDATVEFVFSSGPEKIKGRVSQRNDPAVSVDYNTNDPVVRWDSYENFNQRHQDSLEDIAHTRGPLDGSLYAQVKKRQAAGSTSLPSTNGSPARSSEERPSQLLSVSTDSGHSSVPPDRLDEPTRQAPPTQQEREELERLLGGIEGDGGRDRDRETAILDDGDSLPPERTGSLRLGRSCSCRVGYRSQRCAEPRCDGLHHLSNGYCLDRPTTTNGPTGAPSPGMPSVIGLCQHHSAHPHQSLPPPDLLWDRQQGPQHYLHRTCSDGPSRHLCPYPTQEISPHPHSLSPRLLCRADEYITYPHHHHNHPHHPKPSSPYHDVMIIDGLVTPGCPCRDCCLRREDFHTLRLDREEGIHWERETELHRDTGLRRGREADMQRGAEIWDREAGLRRGREMSLHWERDREAELQWEREREAEYWHKRATVSPYGPHSHELPTINFDPLPAGHPAYPEPSRSHSHAHLDLKYSSSSSGYQTPHQTCPCSPYQPSPSESRGYASGYQSESTSPLPPPSTSCPGPVHHASGPTVNQPDSHPQQYTSDTNTDCPGADSIGWRSHISHGYLRRTHRDPHAPCSTPSDISGPPTPVHTSSPLRTQESPSLSVHESREVNSESSLAHSHNRTHPPALQSTTTSMGSLQTVLSSSQEIPEIHPFPATPTTAQQLSAHSSPTTPSTPQISAEHSTPLTPSSESTHSQTNSSPTAATVPPTGEMVPQSTETVKPACSPGPSSPILSESIPDHSQSNGVSPSPEPDTLSASSAPASPQPPTGEHESSSSPEPPVPGFATLGRKLMLGSETSLPAGHSMDGSPSSTPTFPISPACCNPSPPPGSNSGCPAASVPQPPLPEKRHQSGLPGSPNGRSGTLRASMSHQPSGQHHVTFSPSVGELTLPAGQGEVGVEGEMGSNVSVKFVQDSSRFWYKPGISREQAIAALKEKEPGAFLIRDSNSFQGAYGLALKVASPPPNVSNHSSKAGGDPLEQLVRHFLIETGPRGVKIKGCQNEPYFGSLSALVYQHSITPISLPCALRIPEKDLIGEFVEVQPVSNMSTAADLLKLGAACNVLYLNSVETESLTGPQAIAKATGASMSRSPRPSATVVHFKVSVQGITLTDSQRRMFFRRHYPINSVTFSSVDPQDRRWTNSDSTTSKVFGFVAKKPGSVAENVCHLFAELDPEQPATAIVNFINKVMLAPQRR
- the tns2a gene encoding tensin-2 isoform X1, coding for MGARKREGPRVSGQKQLLLCAWETSSRESKSGETDQQGPDLYMGCALSADSCGDEPDPVPVRESLRRERAKSRGNMRLTKAGKGEPHVFKEKTFKKKRQCGVCRQSVENLGSFCRVCKTATHKKCEVKINTACIPAQPSELRRGTSSSRHIQHLGSTKSLTYNKQRNTLPRSFSVDRVMDRVMERQYDFDLTYITERIISVFFPPLLEEQRYRLNLREVASMLKSKHQDKFLLFNLSERRHDITRLNPKVHDFGWPDMHAPPLDKICAMCKAMENWLNSDPQHVVVLHCKGNKGKTGVIIAAYMHYSKISAGADQALSTLAMRKFCEDKVSPSLQPSQNRYIYYFGGLLSGAIKMNSSPLFLHQVLIPTIPNFQEDGGFFPFLKIYQSMQLVYTSGIYDLQGSGSRRLIVTIEPALLLKGDIMVKCYHRRVQSAERDSVFRLQFHTCTIHGAQLWFGKGELDEACSDDRFPSDATVEFVFSSGPEKIKGRVSQRNDPAVSVDYNTNDPVVRWDSYENFNQRHQDSLEDIAHTRGPLDGSLYAQVKKRQAAGSTSLPSTNGSPARSSEERPSQLLSVSTDSGHSSVPPDRLDEPTRQAPPTQQEREELERLLGGIEGDGGRDRDRETAILDDGDSLPPERTGSLRLGRSCSCRVGYRSQRCAEPRCDGLHHLSNGYCLDRPTTTNGPTGAPSPGMPSVIGLCQHHSAHPHQSLPPPDLLWDRQQGPQHYLHRTCSDGPSRHLCPYPTQEISPHPHSLSPRLLCRADEYITYPHHHHNHPHHPKPSSPYHDVMIIDGLVTPGCPCRDCCLRREDFHTLRLDREEGIHWERETELHRDTGLRRGREADMQRGAEIWDREAGLRRGREMSLHWERDREAELQWEREREAEYWHKRATVSPYGPHSHELPTINFDPLPAGHPAYPEPSRSHSHAHLDLKYSSSSSGYQTPHQTCPCSPYQPSPSESRGYASGYQSESTSPLPPPSTSCPGPVHHASGPTVNQPDSHPQQYTSDTNTDCPGADSIGWRSHISHGYLRRTHRDPHAPCSTPSDISGPPTPVHTSSPLRTQESPSLSVHESREVNSESSLAHSHNRTHPPALQSTTTSMGSLQTVLSSSQEIPEIHPFPATPTTAQQLSAHSSPTTPSTPQISAEHSTPLTPSSESTHSQTNSSPTAATVPPTGEMVPQSTETVKPACSPGPSSPILSESIPDHSQSNGVSPSPEPDTLSASSAPASPQPPTGEHESSSSPEPPVPGFATLGRKLMLGSETSLPAGHSMDGSPSSTPTFPISPACCNPSPPPGSNSGCPAASVPQPPLPEKRHQSGLPGSPNGRSGTLRASMSHQPSGQHHVTFSPSVGELTLPAGQGEVGVEGEMGSNVSVKFVQDSSRFWYKPGISREQAIAALKEKEPGAFLIRDSNSFQGAYGLALKVASPPPNVSNHSSKAGGDPLEQLVRHFLIETGPRGVKIKGCQNEPYFGSLSALVYQHSITPISLPCALRIPEKDLIGEFVEVQPVSNMSTAADLLKLGAACNVLYLNSVETESLTGPQAIAKATGASMSRSPRPSATVVHFKVSVQGITLTDSQRRMFFRRHYPINSVTFSSVDPQDRRWTNSDSTTSKVFGFVAKKPGSVAENVCHLFAELDPEQPATAIVNFINKVMLAPQRR
- the tns2a gene encoding tensin-2 isoform X3, with translation MGARKREGPRVSGQKQLLLCAWETSSRESKSGETDQQGPDLYMGCALSADSCGDEPDPVPVRESLRRERAKSRGNMRLTKAGKGEPHVFKEKTFKKKRQCGVCRQSVENLGSFCRVCKTATHKKCEVKINTACIPAQPSELRRGTSSSRHIQHLGSTKSLTYNKQRNTLPRSFSVDRVMDRVMERQYDFDLTYITERIISVFFPPLLEEQRYRLNLREVASMLKSKHQDKFLLFNLSERRHDITRLNPKVHDFGWPDMHAPPLDKICAMCKAMENWLNSDPQHVVVLHCKGNKGKTGVIIAAYMHYSKISAGADQALSTLAMRKFCEDKVSPSLQPSQNRYIYYFGGLLSGAIKMNSSPLFLHQVLIPTIPNFQEDGGFFPFLKIYQSMQLVYTSGIYDLQGSGSRRLIVTIEPALLLKGDIMVKCYHRRVQSAERDSVFRLQFHTCTIHGAQLWFGKGELDEACSDDRFPSDATVEFVFSSGPEKIKGRVSQRNDPAVSVDYNTNDPVVRWDSYENFNQRHQDSLEDIAHTRGPLDGSLYAQVKKRQAAGSTSLPSTNGSPARSSEERPSQLLSVSTDSGHSSVPPDRLDEPTRQAPPTQQEREELERLLGGIEGDGGRDRDRETAILDDGDSLPPERTGSLRLGRSCSCRVGYRSQRCAEPRCDGLHHLSNGYCLDRPTTTNGPTGAPSPGMPSVIGLCQHHSAHPHQSLPPPDLLWDRQQGPQHYLHRTCSDGPSRHLCPYPTQEISPHPHSLSPRLLCRADEYITYPHHHHNHPHHPKPSSPYHDVMIIDGLVTPGCPCRDCCLRREDFHTLRLDREEGIHWERETELHRDTGLRRGREADMQRGAEIWDREAGLRRGREMSLHWERDREAELQWEREREAEYWHKRATVSPYGPHSHELPTINFDPLPAGHPAYPEPSRSHSHAHLDLKYSSSSSGYQTPHQTCPCSPYQPSPSESRGYASGYQSESTSPLPPPSTSCPGPVHHASGPTVNQPDSHPQQYTSDTNTDCPGADSIGWRSHISHGYLRRTHRDPHAPCSTPSDISGPPTPVHTSSPLRTQESPSLSVHESREVNSESSLAHSHNRTHPPALQSTTTSMGSLQTVLSSSQEIPEIHPFPATPTTAQQLSAHSSPTTPSTPQISAEHSTPLTPSSESTHSQTNSSPTAATVPPTGEMVPQSTETVKPACSPGPSSPILSESIPDHSQSNGVSPSPEPDTLSASSAPASPQPPTGEHESSSSPEPPVPGFATLGRKLMLGSETSLPAGHSMDGSPSSTPTFPISPACCNPSPPPGSNSGCPAASVPQPPLPEKRHQSGLPGSPNGRSGTLRASMSHQPSGQHHVTFSPSVGELTLPAGQGEVGVEGEMGSNVSVKFVQDSSRFWYKPGISREQAIAALKEKEPGAFLIRDSNSFQGAYGLALKVASPPPNVSNHSSKAGGDPLEQLVRHFLIETGPRGVKIKGCQNEPYFGSLSALVYQHSITPISLPCALRIPEKDLIGEFVEVQPVSNMSTAADLLKLGAACNVLYLNSVETESLTGPQAIAKATGASMSRSPRPSATVVHFKVSVQGITLTDSQRRMFFRRHYPINSVTFSSVDPQDRRVFGFVAKKPGSVAENVCHLFAELDPEQPATAIVNFINKVMLAPQRR
- the tns2a gene encoding tensin-2 isoform X2, whose translation is MGARKREGPRVSGQKQLLLCAWETSSRESKSGETDQQGPDLYMGCALSADSCGDEPDPVPVRESLRRERAKSRGNMRLTKAGKGEPHVFKEKTFKKKRQCGVCRQSVENLGSFCRVCKTATHKKCEVKINTACIPAQPSELRRGTSSSRHIQHLGSTKSLTYNKQRNTLPRSFSVDRVMDRVMERQYDFDLTYITERIISVFFPPLLEEQRYRLNLREVASMLKSKHQDKFLLFNLSERRHDITRLNPKVHDFGWPDMHAPPLDKICAMCKAMENWLNSDPQHVVVLHCKGNKGKTGVIIAAYMHYSKISAGADQALSTLAMRKFCEDKVSPSLQPSQNRYIYYFGGLLSGAIKMNSSPLFLHQVLIPTIPNFQEDGGFFPFLKIYQSMQLVYTSGIYDLQGSGSRRLIVTIEPALLLKGDIMVKCYHRRVQSAERDSVFRLQFHTCTIHGAQLWFGKGELDEACSDDRFPSDATVEFVFSSGPEKIKGRVSQRNDPAVSVDYNTNDPVVRWDSYENFNQRHQDSLEDIAHTRGPLDGSLYAQVKKRQAAGSTSLPSTNGSPARSSEERPSQLLSVSTDSGHSSVPPDRLDEPTRQAPPTQQEREELERLLGGIEGDGGRDRDRETAILDDGDSLPPERTGSLRLGRSCSCRVGYRSQRCAEPRCDGLHHLSNGYCLDRPTTTNGPTGAPSPGMPSVIGLCQHHSAHPHQSLPPPDLLWDRQQGPQHYLHRTCSDGPSRHLCPYPTQEISPHPHSLSPRLLCRADEYITYPHHHHNHPHHPKPSSPYHDVMIIDGLVTPGCPCRDCCLRREDFHTLRLDREEGIHWERETELHRDTGLRRGREADMQRGAEIWDREAGLRRGREMSLHWERDREAELQWEREREAEYWHKRATVSPYGPHSHELPTINFDPLPAGHPAYPEPSRSHSHAHLDLKYSSSSSGYQTPHQTCPCSPYQPSPSESRGYASGYQSESTSPLPPPSTSCPGPVHHASGPTVNQPDSHPQQYTSDTNTDCPGADSIGWRSHISHGYLRRTHRDPHAPCSTPSDISGPPTPVHTSSPLRTQESPSLSVHESREVNSESSLAHSHNRTHPPALQSTTTSMGSLQTVLSSSQEIPEIHPFPATPTTAQQLSAHSSPTTPSTPQISAEHSTPLTPSSESTHSQTNSSPTAATVPPTGEMVPQSTETVKPACSPGPSSPILSESIPDHSQSNGVSPSPEPDTLSASSAPASPQPPTGEHESSSSPEPPVPGFATLGRKLMLGSETSLPAGHSMDGSPSSTPTFPISPACCNPSPPPGSNSGCPAASVPQPPLPEKRHQSGLPGSPNGRSGTLRASMSHQPSGQHHVTFSPSVGELTLPAGQGEVGVEGEMGSNVSVKFVQDSSRFWYKPGISREQAIAALKEKEPGAFLIRDSNSFQGAYGLALKVASPPPNVSNHSSKGGDPLEQLVRHFLIETGPRGVKIKGCQNEPYFGSLSALVYQHSITPISLPCALRIPEKDLIGEFVEVQPVSNMSTAADLLKLGAACNVLYLNSVETESLTGPQAIAKATGASMSRSPRPSATVVHFKVSVQGITLTDSQRRMFFRRHYPINSVTFSSVDPQDRRWTNSDSTTSKVFGFVAKKPGSVAENVCHLFAELDPEQPATAIVNFINKVMLAPQRR